A genomic window from Cydia strobilella chromosome 26, ilCydStro3.1, whole genome shotgun sequence includes:
- the LOC134753194 gene encoding uncharacterized protein LOC134753194: MDGLSKHTHGQGSDNMCRICNAKFEHDFLLASHMRTHSSTVKSYTKKPKINEKTEDIGNQVIKESEDAKVEENVKAKWFDNAKETFYKADGERESIKDLGNYWSAESVKQDPDDIKICDEEVKIEADELIINTEHRQTNVLDESKLDKRRTDGVKKEQENWYEVNIEPTEIYFLSEVQRQKHQRTIIICEDSKNINEKINNSLNIVKEEQCDSNEGTGFVEASTGTGPCLVKLEPPEVPDGDISSEPCLAGVKTEYT; this comes from the coding sequence ATGGATGGTCTATCTAAACATACTCATGGCCAGGGCTCAGATAACATGTGTAGAATATGCAACGCAAAGTTTGAGCATGATTTCCTTCTTGCTTCACACATGCGGACGCATTCTTCTACAGTTAAGAGCTATACGAAGAAGccaaaaataaacgaaaaaacAGAAGATATAGGAAATCAAGTAATTAAAGAGTCTGAGGATGCTAAAGTAGAAGAAAATGTAAAAGCGAAATGGTTTGACAATGCGAAGGAAACATTTTACAAAGCGGATGGTGAAAGGGAGTCGATTAAAGATTTAGGAAACTACTGGTCGGCTGAATCTGTAAAACAAGATCCTGATGATATTAAAATATGTGATGAAGAAGTGAAGATCGAAGCTGATGAGCTAATCATAAACACTGAACATAGACAGACAAATGTGCTTGATGAAAGTAAGTTAGACAAAAGAAGAACAGATGGAGTCAAGAAAGAACAAGAGAATTGGTATGAGGTCAATATTGAACCGACAGAGATTTATTTTCTGTCAGAGGTACAACGCCAAAAGCACCAAAGGACAATAATAATTTGTGAagatagtaaaaatattaatgaaaaaattaacaatagCTTAAACATTGTAAAAGAAGAGCAATGTGATTCTAATGAAGGGACAGGATTTGTAGAAGCATCAACAGGCACAGGACCATGCTTGGTTAAACTGGAACCTCCAGAGGTACCTGATGGAGATATTAGTAGTGAACCATGCCTTGCAGGGGTCAAGACAGAGTATACATAG